A window of bacterium genomic DNA:
CGCCGCCTGAGCCGCGCGTCGTGGCGCTCTTCGTAGGCCTGCGCTTCCCGTTCGAGCTCGAGGAAATGCTCCAGCCGCTCCGCCGGGAGATCTCCCGTCCGCACCGCCCGCCGCACCGCGCACCCCGGTTCGCCGTCGTGCCGGCAATCCCGGAAGCGGCACTGCGCGGCGAGCGCGGCGATCTCCGCGAAGACCGCGTCGAGGCCGTCGTCGTCCACGAGCTGCAGCTCGCGCATCCCCGGCGTGTCGAGCAGCAGGCCG
This region includes:
- a CDS encoding ribosome small subunit-dependent GTPase A; amino-acid sequence: GLLLDTPGMRELQLVDDDGLDAVFAEIAALAAQCRFRDCRHDGEPGCAVRRAVRTGDLPAERLEHFLELEREAQAYEERHDARLRRRKERMWGQLHDEAAHLRRWKGGKV